Below is a window of Sceloporus undulatus isolate JIND9_A2432 ecotype Alabama chromosome 9, SceUnd_v1.1, whole genome shotgun sequence DNA.
CCAGCCTCTCCTGGTCAATCTGTTCTCTCTCTTGCTTCCAACGAATATATTCCGCACGCTCCCGGCCTGTCATGGAGAGCGTCATGTCCAGGGATGCTGGGGGTGATGGTCCCCCTCTGCGTCGGGAGCTTCCGCGACCCTGGTGGGAAAAAGTAGGGAGGCTCAAAGGTGGAGAAAGGCAGGCATCTACCAGCTACAGATGGGAAGTGCAGTCACAGAAACCACAAGAGGTACATATCTGagaattggggtgggggtggggatgcCCTGCTGCTGATCGCTTTGCTCCAAGTCTTCGTTCTTTTGTTGCAATCCACTGCTATTTATTTCCCACTAGACAATTCTAGCCCTATGACTGGCAACGTGTTGGAAAGTTATGTCATCATAAACTGACTTACAAATGCATAAAGTTGCACAGAGAAATATTCGTATCCATAAGAAGGGAGCAGCAACATAACTTTGCCATTGGGATCACAGCATAAGCAGAGCCAGCAGTGTCGCATTGCTCAACATGTCCCTGTGTGCAACAGATGACCGCATGGCACAGCAGGACATCTTGTGCAGTTCACTATTGTGTAccatcacaattcactagcaCAGTGGTGCATCACATCAGCAACGTGGTTTCATCATTGTAAATTCTAACATCTGAGCCTCTAATGCAGGAGCTCATCTtaggatttcattttaactgctatggctcctccctatggaatcctgggatatgtagggAGTTTTTTGAGGTGTTTGCAATTATCTGCCAGATAGCTCTAGGGCCTTctcaaaccacaaatcccaagattccataggaaggagctgtGGCAGTGGAATCAAACAGCTagaattgtgtagtatgaaagagacaACGAATGGCTTTCCAAGTCATCTGAAGCCTCTTACGTTCACTCACAATCCACACATACAGAAACGTACCGGAGAGGGCCTCTCTTTGCCCTGCTCCATGCCAGTCTTGACCTTGTCAAAATCCGGTCCTCCCCAGTTTCGCATGTGACGCCGGCTCCCTTCCCGTCGGTCTGACTCTGCAAAGGTGCCGCTGCGTCGTGGATCGTCTAGGAAGTTGCGGACAGGATTCTTCTCTTGTGCTCCATCCTGCTAAGAAAAGCGGTCAGCAGCTGCAGCCCAAATTTGGTGAGGGAAACACAGAGCAGGGCACGAGAAACAGGGGACTTGGGAAATGGGTCAGATCTCAGCCCATAGGGGCCAGGGCAGGGATCCCACCCCTCAGCAGCTCCTGTGCATCCTGAATCCTCCCTCCCAGATTCCATTGAAGCCTTCTGACACTCACACGCTGACTGCGCTCGTATTCGGCGATCTTCTCCATCTCCTCATTCATCTTCTCAATGTTCTGCCTCCGGCGCTCCTCCCACTCCTGAATGTGGAGAGAAGGTGcttgtgattgattgattgattgactgactgactgactgattccCAAGGTGATCAACTGCAGTACTACACACACAGTACTGAGGAGCCCAACATCCTATTTCAAAGATGAATTCccactcctggaggcttccacaTTGGTGGGATCACAAAAAAGTTACTCTGTGGAGTCTGGAGGGAGCTGAAGGCCACAGAAAAACCTTGGAAAGCCATATGCGGCCTCTGAGCCAAATATTACACATCCGTGATTTATGGCATTTCAGTATCACCTGTCAACCCAACAGGGCCCCCAagttgaaaacactgaaaaatactAAATGCATGGATTAAATCTTTGAAAAAGTACTCCAGGCAATTCCTAAAAATAAAGaaccttcctttttaaaaggacCACCTTTGGTTTATTAGCCATTCCTTAGCATTTGTGGACCTCTCACCTTGGATCTTCTGTCAGGGACAGGCTCTCCTGCAGGGCCCCCTTGTCCTCCCCGGGATCTCTGTCcacgtcctcctcctcttcctcctcctcctcctcggcctcgctTGCCAGCCCCCGGGTCAGCTGTGCCACCCTCTTTCCAAACAGGCTGATCAGGGAGACATTCCCCTCGTGGGGAGCGGCTGCCCGGATAGGGAGCCCCACGGAAGGAACCACGGCCTTGGGAAGCGCTGCGGGAGGCCTTGGTGGAAGCAGAGTGCCTTCTCTCATTGCTAACCACACGCTTTTCCTAGGAGAAGGACAAAAGGTTATGGATTTTTAGAACAGTATTCTACAGTTAAATGAAATGATAAGGCAAAATCTTGTTTTCTCAGAATCTTTAATAAAGATTTGGTTTCAGTTAGGAGTGGAGCTATTAGAACTGAAAGAGCAAGATCTTGAAAAATGCAAAGGGCTCTCTCTCCAATTCTGGCTGGACAGGTTTTGCTGCACTGCTGTAGTTGAAAAAGTGACAATAAAACCTCGAGTGTAAATGGGAGAGACAGCAAAAGTCAACTTCATTGAAATATAGCAtccatttatatcccacatttgaGACTTAGCAATGGATCACGGCCCATCATTAACACACAtgatttctgtgtacagtagtgcctcgggttacgaaagtaattcgttccgcggccgctttcgtaacccgaaaagccttcgtaagccgaattgccataggcgctaatggggaaaagccgcgtttcgtgcgaaaaagccgaaaaaagcaccaaaaattttattcgtaacccgaaaaaacattcgtaacccggaacaatgatttccaatgggattttttcgtatcccgaaaatttcgtaacctgggtatttcgtatcccgaggtaccactgtataatgctttttttaaaaaaatcggaAGAACATTTAATATAAGATCCACCATGAAGTGTGAGCCGGTGTAGTGTAgcggtttgggcattggactatgacctgaggccagggttcaaatctccactcagtcatggaaacccacaggtgaccttaggcaagtcacactctcttagcctccgATGGAggcaaagcaaaccccctctgaacaaatcttgccaagaaaacccaagtcggaaatgacttgaaatcaaaACAACTATCACGAAGTAGGATATTAGAATGAGACAGTAGTTATGTAATTCACACATAACATATATAACAACTGATCCAGCCCACTCTCCATCAAGAAtcagaaaggccatggcaaatgtcctctgaataaaacttggaATGAAAACCTTACAATATGGTCACTTTAACTCAGTAACTCAGCTGACTTcgaggcacataacaagaacaaattaTATGATACCTGCAACTAGCCTCAGTCAACACAGTCATAGAGCTAGCTGAAATTCCTGAATTCTTTCCAAAGGCCACCTTGTGTAGAATGTATTCCAGTAATCCAAACAAGATGTATTTACGACATGTGAGACTGGAGCCGCAAACCAGCTCAAGAAACAAATCCTGTTGACCCAGTGATTTCAATTGTGCAAATACTCTCCCAACCCCTGGCAACATCTGGAAATCTAAGGTCAGGGTGGAATCTAAGAGTACCTCCAAACTACAAGCATATGTCTTCAGGGGAGTGTTGGATCCCTGGACAGATTGAATCCCTGTTCTACGATCTGCCTTTCAATTGTGCAAAAATAactctgccttgtctggattaagttttaatGAATTTGACCCCATCCAGTCCATTGTTAACAACACACATGGGTTAGAGATCTAGAACAGATTCCTCAGATTTGGGTGTAAAGGAGAAACAGAGTTGAGAGACATCAGCATATCGGTGGCACCAAACCTCAAATTTCCATTCCACCTCACCCAGCAGTTTCGTGTAAATATTAAATCAGATGAGAAACAGGACAGAACTGGCCAATAGCCAAGACttcaaacaggaatcccccagcaccaccttctgaactcatccctccaagaaagaccCAAGCTACTGCAAAACTATGTCTGCAAGTCCCAGCCCAGAGGGTATTCTGGCCCATATATGTTCTGAAATGGCATGGTTCCAGCAcatgtgttaggaaggatctaatatggggaatttctgaatttagctcaattgCTGAGAGGTAGGGTCCTAACAACCCCCTTCTGAGATCGGGTCCCAAGATGTCTATGAGAGatccacaagaatcccttgagagacgacgctgagacagactgctaaaattaagtccaaatatttattcaaaagggaaaaacaaacacagcaaaaaggggcacgcacacacacaattcctaatgaaagtaaaggagggaaatcggGAGAgtgttgagagaggcaaatctaggGAGATACTCATTTCCAAAGGCTTCTccaggaaccagatgtggatataGATGATGAGAGGAGATGGCCGCTGAAATGGCCAAGGGAGCTAGAATCAGAGTTCAGTCTGACATGaagaagccaggctgtattctgaatgtagcacactggtgaggcttatatagacaatgTGTAGCCCCTGGCTATGAACTTGATGGCTTAActtcagccaagacaaagggtatgaagacctgggcttttgttaaaccaaggtgaagaatagactgagccaatgcacttggatctgaacacaatcaaggaaggcaaactGATGAATAGATGGCCAGTGATTTAATCACTGGGCCATtaagtgtgaggctgaaaacaaacagcctgTATTGTACTGGTTTTGGAGGAGATGTTTTTTCTCGTCTAGCAAcacccaaacttcctgtggggaatttccaatccttttctctagggctcctGCCCTCTCCTTAGCAAGttgcctacatgacatctctgctttggagaaatggtggtgcccctAGGAGTTCAGgttggggtcaaagtgaattccacacacactccaaaatttattaaaatccatatgtaGTAACACATGTGTTGACCTCACCTTACCAAGACCCTATCTTCAGCCCCAGCTTACACAAATGCAAAGGCACATCTACCAGAACAGCATCAGCaacagtgtttaagccagaacacATCTGGGCCATTGTTTTCCTGCCAAGCATCTTGCAAATTATGCACAGAGAACTGCTCTTGTGGTCCAGAAGATCCTAAGACTCTTGACCACTCAAGACTCTTCACCCCACACCAACAAGAAACATGCACTTGTCCTATGGCCAGTGGACACTAGGCTGACTTACGAACAGCCTCCAAATTGTGGTCACAGAATAGACAAACACCTACTTTCCCTccaccacaaacacacatgcacttcTATGGCTCCTCACCTCTGGAGATAGCAAGACCTGGACCGTTAGGGTGGAGGAATCCAGCTCTCCTCGCCTCCTCTCTGGGATGAAGGCATCTCCTTCATCAGACCGGGATCTTCGCCCGCCAGTCACAGCAATACCTTCTTGCTCAGCTTTCTTCCGGTCTTCTTCAATCTCCTGGGGTGAGAAAGAGGAATTAATCATATCTTGCTCCTCTCCCATAGAAATCCCAAAGCCAGACTTGTGATCTCTTGGTTTCTGTATACTTAATACTACTTAATAAAGTAGTCCACCCTTATCCACGGGGGATacgttccaagatccccagtggatGCCTGCAACCACAGATAGTACTGAACCTTACACCAGTAATATTTTTTAGACTGCAATTGATTGTGGGTAACTGAAACTTCAGACAACAAAACCATGGATAACAGTGGACTACTGTAtttcagtatggtgtagtggtttaagtgttggactacgattctggagatcagagttcagttccctgctcagctatggaaacccattgggtgactttggataggtcacacactcttagctccagaaaacgctgtgatagggttgccataagtcagaaatgacttcaaacaaccattgtacagttggccctccacgtttgcagatttgattatttgcagatctgattaacTATAGATTTGATTAAATGCAGATTTGATGAACacattctttctaggaatctctaggtcctccagcatggctctgccagaagctgaccataatgtcacactggaggacttacaagattcatagagaaaacacttctctgagcatttgtaggttctccagtgcaattctatagtcaacttctggcagatattggccacagagttgagctggaggaccaatagatacctagagaggtgttctctcaggttgttgtatttatttgcacttttttccactttcatgggggtcctgcactactaaccccagcgaatgtggagggcccctGTATTACTTAGTGCTTGATCATTTCCTAAAATTCTGATTGACAATGACTGGGGAGCTCAGCCATATAGAcgtcttggtggtccaattttgcctgATCATTTCGGGGGGGGAGAGACCTCCCTAGCCACAACTTTTGGGTAAAGCTGGGCCACCCATCCCTCCCATGCCAGAGTCCAAGCCCCTTCCTCTGGAGGATCCAGGTCACTGTCAGCCCAGTGCCAGCTGCCCTTTGGCCAGGGCACTTGTGGACGTGCCTGTCAGTGTGCCAAGCTAATTAGCTTAAGGAGTCTCATCTTCGTTGCATGCactcctcctcccacccccaacagatggacacacacacaaacacacacacacatatgcaaactAAGCACATCCTGATTCACTGGCTTTGAAGCCCAGTCTGGTCCCAAATCCCATCCCTTTGCCTtaaaccctccctccctcatcctTGCAAAGTTCATGCAGTTtggacaccgctttcactgccatggctctgtactatgaaatcccaggatttgtagtttgctgtggcctcAGAGGTCTCCACCATGGAAGGTGAAATAGCTCGCAAAACCCTAGATCCCAGCATCccatggcagctgaagcagtGTGGATCTGCACTCGCTCTGCAGCATTGACGCAACCTATAATGCAAGATCAAATGTGTCTGTCCAGGTTTCCTATCCACATCCTACTCACCTGGTAGCGCTTGATCAAGGCTTGGTTCTTGCGTCGCAGGGCCTCAATCCTCTTGTCCAGCTCCGcgtccttctcctcctttgacTTCAAGTCCAAAGAGGCTGACTGCCAAGGCAAGAAGGGAGAAAGTAAACCAATAGCAACATCCCTCCTGCCTTCCACACAAGGCCTGCCTTGGTGTGGCctagacagggtgaccagatgtcctccttttcccagacatctCCTATATTTAAACCTTTCGCAGATATCTCCTACATTTCATCCATCCAGgagaaatgccaaaatgtcctcctttttgagcacaactagtttttatttggtaatggCCTACAtttatagaatagaatagaatcatagagttggaagaggcagTGCCTTGACTTCCTTGGCAGTTATAACCTCTGGTCCAGTGTGACCAGATGTGTCCTCCTTCCTCAGGACAagtccatttcaaccttctctccaggaggcattccaaaatgtcctccttttggagcatgactcagaagcatgcaATGCACTGACATAACTAGGAGTGTTTTGTTTGGCTTTGATTGGGTCGTGccccccatctccccccccccttcttcttccttggcaGTGAGTCCATCTGGACACCTGGGCCTGGGAGAAGAGGGCAGACCCAAAACATCCCAAAATCCCAACCCAAACACCCCTCCAGGGATGTCCAGGTAGAGCCAATCCCCTCTTGAACCAATGTgggacactctctcaacctcaaggggCAAGATAGGGCCAATCCCCTCGAACCAATGTgggacactctctcaacctcaagggatggcaagatAGGGCAATCCCCTCTTGAACCAATGTGGGACACTCTCACCTCAAGGGATGGCCAAGTAGAGCCAATCCCCTCTGAACCAATGGAGgacactctctcaaccccaaGGGATGTCCAAGTACTGTAGGGCCAATTCCCTTTGAACCAATGtggtacactctctcagcctcaagggatggccaAGTAGGGCCAATCCCCCTTGAACCAATGTGGGACACCTCTCAACCTCAAGGAGGGCCAGTTAGGGCCAATCCCCTCTGAACCAATGtgggacactctctcagcctcaagaaatGGCCAGCAGGGCCAACCCCTCTGAACATTCTGgaacgctctctcagcctcaagggatagCAAGGCAGGCTAGCCCCCTCAATGGCCAAGCTGGCCAAGGAACCCTAGagtagggtcaccatgagtctgaTACGACTTGAAGGGATACTCAGCCCAAGAGATGGCCATGGCCAACCTCCCTGaaccaatctggccaagaaaactctgcagtAGGGTTTATAGCCCTAGGGTCAGGGGGTGGCCCTCTGCCCCAGAAGGACCCTTGCATCAGAGGAGGAGAGGGCAAGGAGGAGAGGGCCCAGGGGCAGGGGCAATCCCTCCTCCTTGCCCCCGATGCCCCCTGCGATGCCCCTCcaggccccctcctcctcctcctcctaccatCTTTGCAGAAGGACTGGAAGCAGGCTCAGTGCGTCATGCGCAGCAGAGGAGGCACGATCTCCTTTCCTTGCAGCAGCCAAGGCGAAAGGGACCAGAGGAGAGCGCTCTGTTAGCACTAGCCGATGGCCCAGCTCCCGGTTGCCAAAGCCTTTCCCTGGCCCCTGCCCtgcaaagcaagcaagcaagccaagtcTCCCCACCACCttcctcctgccctccctccctctgaccaCGTGGGCTCTATTTCCGCTTCCTtccagcagaggaggaggagggaggaggaggcagggtcAAGTGGCGTCACTAGGTGTGGTGCGGACTGGTTGAGACACCACTGCTGCTCAAACGCCTGTATTTTGCAGCAACATTGTGACGTTTGCTGTATCTCTGGAAATGCTTTAAGAGCTGGGTGGAGTGactagcttgcaacaagtatattatgcatttcgtttggccaataaaaggtatcactgatggattttttgtTTGCAATTGGAATTTAGtccagtccttagtaaagatggggAGGTATCTTTTGCAGCAGCCCCCTCTCTGGGAGATTGTCAAAGTCCTGGTAATtgaaagtccatttgcatctcaacagggaccctcttttgcaatccacaTGTCTCATTCCaatgaggtcacaggcctctttatAGCAGAGAACAAtagattcctcaagaagtctccatgtttttgcatcagaacATTTGGTGATGTggctgtaaaactgcaaatccagtCCAAATTAAGAGAAGACGAAATTGTTTCACTTTGGTTGAAGTCCCAACCCAGAGGCTACTTTccatggttcccctgttgcaaGCTACAATGTCGTATATCTCACCacccagaaaacatgcagggtggctgtgttggccatttagtaatcGAAACAAAATCCAccaacagtgacacctttattggccaactgaaatgtgcAATATAAccttgcaagctttcgaaactccCTGGGCTTCTTGGCCTCCTCCACAGGGACATTGTTTGGGGCAAATTGTGCAGCAGTTTTCTCTCCAGGAGGCTATGAAGaatggtggggagggaggcaTTTGTACGAAGCAACAATTCTTCCCTGCCCTTGGAGGCACCCTTACCCCAGGTTTCCCCAGGGTCACCCCATCCCAGGTGACCAGACATccaaaccacaaaggaggacacgGCACCGTCAAATGTCAGGCATCGAACAAAGACAAACactaatgtaaatgtaaatggcTGCTTCTGACCCATGATCAAAATGGatcacattttgaaattcctcctggaagaaggttgaaatgtaagatatGTCCGGAATAGAGAACATCTGTCACCCGCCCTTTCCATTGCCTCTCGCAGATCTTATCCAGAGCATCTCAGGCTGCTTTTGACTCCCTGGCATCACTAGATGGCAGCATTGGATGGCCAGGAGGAAGCAAGAGGCGCATTTGGGGAGCAggcttgttaactgccttggagtggacctcgactcatggtgaccctatggactGGACCTCTCCAAAAAtgtctgtcctccactgctttgctcaggtccacTGGATCAAGCCCATGGCCTTTCTggttgagtccaaccatctggtatgtggtcttcctctctacctccctccacctttcctagcaactGTCTTTTCCAATATCATGACTTCTCATAGTGGCCAAGCAGGGCAACTCAGTTGctctcctggcttccagggacaatTTGacttgatctgatcaaggacccatttgtagtctttttggctgtccatggtatcttgagggctcttctccagcaccacatctcaaaggttGGTTtcttctgttggctttcttctctGCCCAGCTCTCCCATCCATGCATGGTGagaggaatacaatggtttggacaatcctTGCTTTCGTGTTCAGTTGTACAGTCAGCcatctgtatccacggattctttatccatgattcaacatccacggtttgaaaatattgaatataTTGTGTGGATGTGCGCGGTGTGTGTGCgcgcgagtgtgtgtgtgtgtggtgtgtgtgggtgtatatatatatattctgaataCTTCAGAAGAAGGGGATTGAGGATactgaagaaatggaagaaaagcaaAGAGTATGAAACAATCTGGTAGCTGCCAGAAAAACTCAGTTCAGTTACTGTTGCCAGCAATGTAGCTGATATTGATACCTTGGTTTTctaactaaacacacacacacacacacacacacacacacatatatatataatattaaaaagttaaccttaattttgccatttatataagagatactattttactatttgctattaatgggacttgagcatccatggattttggtatccaccgagggtcctggaactaaatctcagccgataccaagagcccatttacactttaggatcctgtctaggaagatcctaaagtgtaaaatgGCTGGTTTCTGGCACTTTTCTCCAGCCTCCGTGCTCCTGCTATTCTTTGCCCAGTTTAGACTGGGGCTTCTGCCGAACAGCAAGAGACAGTGGAACAGTGCCCACAATAATCAGGATCTACGATAATAGATTGCACATGCCCTGCCAGTATTGGAGGACTTTCCCTCAGAGGGCTAAAAGGTAGTGTAAAGAAATAATTGGTGGATCATGGAGTTGGCAGTTTATTGGCACTGCTTATTGGGGATTTTGCTGACTACACTTGCTCTTGGAGCTTTTGTCATGCTGTAGTCAGAGACAAACATTGATCGAAATGGagaccgcagtcaagaaatcagaagaccaggACTAAGAAGGGCAGCCAGAAAAGCTAGAGAAGATCCAAAAGTGTAAAAGATTACAGtaacaactgagcacaaaagttagagcTGCCCAAGCTATTAtatccccatcaccatgtatggatctgagatctggacagtgaagaaatccaaCAGAAAGAATATCAGCTCAGATGAGATGTGTAATAActtccatcatcattattattagtaatCGGAGTCCAGAACTTTTTAGCTTTGTCACAGTCCACTGATATAATAAAAGGCTTCTTTTTTTGTTCTCACATTCCAACACAAATTGAAAGACCCCTTAAACATCTTAGAAATATTTCTGGGAAAACAGTCCATCAGTttataaatgttttctttaagACCGTAACTTAAATGTTCATCTTTTTCCACAGCCTCATGAGGGCCCCTTGGCCAATTCATCACATCTCTTTTCTGTTCCCGCACTACACTACAATACTATTCATAGATTACACTCACCTTGGCATTAGACAACATCTTTCGGCCGCCTTCTCCCCCAACAACAAAACTAGTCACATACAAACAGTGATGGCTTCCATGCAGTGAATGTTGTGATAGCCATAGTGGAGCAGTGAATCAACAGGCAATTCGGGCTTTTTTCAGCATCTTGGAGAGCTCCTTGAAGTGAGCCCAAACCTAGAATGGATTCACCAACCAATGACATGAGAGCCAACAGTCACCACTGTTTCATGACAACAGAACAGTGAGTTGGCTTCATAATTCAGTCCAGACTTTCAGGGAGCTGAGCATATGTGGCATACCAGGATACTCCTGATAATTTGCCCTAAAACATGGAGCTGATTCACCACCCCATGAATCTTAGAGCTGCCActaaagacacatacacatatgtgggCGGTGGCAAGTTGGAATGCAAAGAATATGCAATGCCCCCTCTGAACCTAATTGATCCTTGATAGCAAACCTCCGTATTGAAAGGCATGCAAGTTACGTAGATTCAAGATGCTTCCAAGCACGATTCACAGAGATCCGGAGGACTTAGCCAGGGAGTGTTGAAAGCATGTAGGCAGAGAGATGCATCCATTGAAGTGTAACTCAGTTGTGGGGTCAGTGAAGGGAAAGAGTATCCAACATCTGGCTGAAACTTGGGCATCAAAAGGAAGCCATATCTATTGCCACCTCTTTGTGTACCATACTGT
It encodes the following:
- the CCDC9 gene encoding coiled-coil domain-containing protein 9 isoform X4, translating into MSASLDLKSKEEKDAELDKRIEALRRKNQALIKRYQEIEEDRKKAEQEGIAVTGGRRSRSDEGDAFIPERRRGELDSSTLTVQVLLSPEEKRVVSNERRHSASTKASRSASQGRGSFRGAPYPGSRSPRGECLPDQPVWKEGGTADPGAGKRGRGGGGGRGGGRGQRSRGGQGGPAGEPVPDRRSKEWEERRRQNIEKMNEEMEKIAEYERSQRQDGAQEKNPVRNFLDDPRRSGTFAESDRREGSRRHMRNWGGPDFDKVKTGMEQGKERPSPGRGSSRRRGGPSPPASLDMTLSMTGRERAEYIRWKQEREQIDQERLARHRQPTGEWRREWDAEKMDAAFKEGSKPGGSVGGKHGESKRPPKLPTFGEFLSEQQPDRRRRGRGRSRGHQRNSAPSKPYSMHDNRWEKEEPDQAPPPAPVEEKSAIDTVQQAETPASSHTLPEEEEVEGEEEDQWEDVSGGEEEEEQDGDEAGSNDSQGSAAEDEKEKEQPSLPPSTSSSHPPGRNGQLSLAMPPPQEETPNTEGKPLTPFSPAEGYHPVSDWGEEMELSSPRADLSKSPLSVSQEGPSPSAGAAGGLKHRKAFPNSFP